One Salarias fasciatus chromosome 9, fSalaFa1.1, whole genome shotgun sequence DNA segment encodes these proteins:
- the mybl1 gene encoding myb-related protein A translates to MILGKISTHSDEDEELHSTDPESKEKNKDKKTLCKVKWSRDEDEKLKKLVEQHGTDSWKLIANLFPGRTDGQCQHRWQKVLNPELVKGPWTKEEDQKVIDLVHKYGPKRWSVIAKHLQGRIGKQCRERWHNHLNPEVKKSSWTQEEDRIIYEAHKRLGNRWAEISKLLPGRTDNSIKNHWNSTMRRKVEHEGYLQDGCKTFAPSTSVKKRHNRSCPPAPSEPQHSPLPMPGPTQMGGYSYNPHSGHMLDSLPENSSYISPSCLDDPDREQRIKELELLLMSAENEVQRQMQCRVSCSAESYSTWSDGVSDDTMTTSSSSIEEQAERAAWRGPEVPQGPPVQLPVSPSKFLAVEASTVLSTLQTIPEFAETMELIDSMCFALQDPVAWSDVASFDLSDRATPPRHDQAGYATLLQERTAYNPMGYTVNTPTAGLGPERNVDALGLGGVVSLTPVNSSRPNQATTERRKRRERGESSPLCDRTCASFLENISNSPKKTPTKSLPFTPSRFCNISGVEHLNLENPALTSTPVCGQRCHLNTPLHKETTPKHQKENDGSRTPKLRKTVMIPTPRTPTPFKNALAAQEKMHGPLKMEPQPLAFLEEDIREVLQQETGTDIFNRADFQPDCKAWKNIMDGPARKVRKSLVLDPWSHKDSHSVQLLQEQLNDAQVSNESQLTSSPLDASIPEQEESSRSLPAVPVHPQRFTSPRLKKPLPSSQKTPKHAATQVSEWEAVVYGKTEDQLIMTEQARQYLNPYPSSGSTSRALVL, encoded by the exons ATGATTCTGGGAAAGATTTCCACACA TagtgatgaggatgaagagctgCACTCAACTGATCCAGAGAGCAAAGAGAAGAACAAAGATAAGAAGACATTGTGCAAAGTGAAGTGGTCTCGAGACGAG gatgaaaagttgaaaaagcttgtTGAGCAGCATGGAACTGACTCTTGGAAATTAATTGCAAACCTTTTCCCT GGGAGGACAGATGGCCAGTGTCAGCATCGCTGGCAGAAGGTGCTCAATCCCGAGCTCGTGAAAGGCCCATGGACAAAAGAGGAGGATCAGAAG GTTATTGATCTTGTACATAAGTATGGCCCCAAGCGCTGGTCAGTGATCGCAAAGCACCTCCAGGGAAGGATCGGAAAGCAGTGCCGTGAACGGTGGCACAACCATCTTAACCCGGAGGTGAAGAAGTCTTCATGGACCCAGGAAGAGGATCGAATCATCTACGAAGCCCACAAAAGGCTTGGCAACCGCTGGGCAGAAATCTCCAAGCTTCTTCCAGGACG GACGGACAACTCGATCAAGAACCACTGGAATTCCACCATGAGGAGGAAAGTAGAACATGAGGGGTACCTGCAAGATGGCTGCAAGACTTTTGCTCCGTCGACTAGTGTGAAGAAACGACACAATCGATCGTGTCCTCCAGCTCCATCCGAGCCCCAGCACAGTCCTCTGCCCATGCCTGGACCCACCCAG ATGGGGGGGTATTCATATAATCCTCACAGCGGGCACATGTTGGACAGTCTTCCTGAGAATTCAAGCTACATATCA CCATCCTGCCTTGATGATCCTGACAGAGAGCAAAGAATTAAGGAGCTTGAGCTGCTGCTTATGTCAGCAGAGAACGAAGTCCAGCGACAAATGCAGTGCAGAGTGTCATGT AGCGCCGAGTCATATTCAACCTGGTCCGACGGCGTGTCGGACGACACGATGaccacaagcagcagcagcatagaGGAGCAAGCAGAGCGAGCAGCATGGAGGGGCCCTGAGGTCCCACAGGGACCCCCGgtgcagcttcctgtttcccccAGCAAGTTCCTGGCTGTAGAGGCCAGCACCGtgctctccaccctgcagaccATACCAGAGTTCGCAGAGACCATGGAACTCATTGATTCA ATGTGTTTTGCTCTGCAGGACCCTGTTGCCTGGAGCGACGTGGCCAGTTTTGACCTGTCGGACAGAGCGACGCCCCCCAGGCACGACCAGGCGGGCTACGCCACCCTCCTTCAGGAGAGGACAGCTTACAATCCCATGGGCTACACGGTCAACACCCCCACCGCAGGCTTAGGCCCTGAGAGGAACGTCGATGCTTTAGGCCTGGGGGGCGTCGTCTCCCTGACCCCCGTCAACTCATCCAGACCCAACCAGGCAACCaccgagaggaggaagagaagagagagaggagaatcATCTCCTCTTTGTGACAGGACGTGCGCCTCCTTCTTGGAAAATATCTCAAACTCGCCTAAGAAAACGCCCACAAAGTCACTGCCTTTTACCCCGTCACGG TTCTGCAACATATCAGGGGTGGAGCATCTGAATCTGGAGAATCCTGCCCTCACCTCCACTCCTGTGTGCGGTCAGAGGTGTCACCTCAACACGCCGCTCCACAAAGAAACCACGCCGAAGCACCAGAAAGAAAACGATGG TTCCAGGACGCCTAAATTGCGCAAGACAGTCATGATTCCAACCCCGAGGACGCCAACGCCCTTCAAAAACGCTTTGGCTGCTCAGGAGAAAATGCACGGGCCGCTCAAGATGGAG CCGCAGCCGTTGGCGTTTCTGGAGGAAGACATTCGAGAAGTTCTGCAGCAGGAGACTGGAACAGACATCTTCAACAGAGCGGATTTCCAGCCTGACTGCAAAGCGTGGAAAAATATT ATGGATGGACCTGCCAGAAAAGTGCGAAAGTCCCTAGTGTTAGACCCTTGGAGCCACAAAGACAGCCACAGTGTCCAACTCTTACAAGAGCAGCTAAACGATGCACAG GTGTCTAATGAAAGTCAGTTGACAAGTTCTCCGCTGGACGCCTCGATCcctgagcaggaggagagcagccgcTCTCTGCCTGCTGTCCCCGTCCACCCTCAGCGCTTCACCAGTCCACGACTGAAGAAACCGCTTCCGTCCTCACAGAAGACGCCTAAACACGCCGCCACGCAG GTGAGTGAATGGGAAGCAGTGGTTTATGGGAAGACAGAGGACCAGCTGATCATGACAGAACAGGCTCGTCAGTACCTGAATCCCTACCCGTCGTCCGGCTCTACCTCAAGGGCCCTTGTCCTCTAA